One stretch of Streptomyces sp. NBC_01363 DNA includes these proteins:
- the holA gene encoding DNA polymerase III subunit delta, which yields MATRRNSTDDPLAPLTLAVGQEDLLLDRAVQQVVAAARASDPDTDVRDLTSDQLQPGTLAELTSPSLFAERKVVIVRNAQDLSADTVKDVKAYLGDPVEEITLVLLHAGGAKGKGLLDAARKAGAREVACPKTTKPAERLSFVRSEFRALGRSATPEACQALVDSIGSDLRELASAASQLVADVEGTIDEAVVARYYTGRAEASSFTVADRAVEGRAAEALEALRWSLSTGVAPVLITSALAQGVRAIGKLSSARGGRPADLARELGMPPWKIDRVRQQMRGWTPDGVALALRAVADADAGVKGGGDDPEYALEKAVVAVARAARSGR from the coding sequence ATGGCCACCAGAAGGAATTCCACCGACGATCCGCTCGCACCCCTCACGCTCGCCGTGGGTCAGGAGGATTTGCTCCTCGACCGCGCCGTGCAGCAGGTGGTGGCGGCGGCCCGTGCCTCCGACCCCGACACGGATGTCCGCGACCTCACCTCCGACCAGCTCCAGCCCGGCACCCTCGCCGAGCTGACGAGCCCTTCGCTCTTCGCCGAGCGCAAGGTGGTGATCGTGCGCAACGCTCAGGACCTCTCCGCCGACACGGTCAAGGACGTCAAGGCGTATCTCGGCGATCCGGTCGAGGAGATCACCCTCGTGCTGCTGCACGCGGGCGGCGCCAAGGGCAAGGGCCTGCTGGACGCGGCGCGCAAGGCAGGGGCGCGGGAGGTCGCGTGCCCGAAGACGACCAAGCCGGCCGAGCGGCTGTCGTTCGTACGGTCGGAGTTCCGGGCGCTGGGGCGTTCGGCCACGCCCGAGGCGTGCCAGGCGCTGGTCGATTCCATCGGCAGCGATCTGCGGGAGCTGGCGAGCGCGGCCTCGCAGCTCGTCGCGGATGTCGAGGGCACCATCGACGAGGCGGTCGTCGCCCGTTACTACACGGGCCGTGCCGAGGCGTCGAGCTTCACGGTCGCCGACCGTGCGGTGGAGGGGCGGGCGGCGGAGGCGCTGGAGGCACTGCGCTGGTCGCTGTCGACCGGGGTGGCGCCGGTGCTGATCACGAGTGCTCTGGCGCAGGGTGTACGGGCGATCGGCAAGCTGTCCTCGGCTCGCGGGGGGCGGCCCGCCGACCTCGCCCGTGAGCTGGGCATGCCGCCGTGGAAGATCGACCGGGTGCGGCAGCAGATGCGTGGCTGGACGCCCGACGGGGTGGCCCTGGCCCTGCGGGCGGTCGCGGACGCGGATGCGGGCGTCAAGGGCGGTGGCGACGACCCGGAGTACGCCTTGGAGAAGGCCGTGGTCGCGGTGGCGCGGGCGGCGCGGTCGGGCCGGTAG
- the rpsT gene encoding 30S ribosomal protein S20 codes for MANIKSQIKRNKTNEKARLRNKAVKSSLKTAIRKAREAAAAGDVEKATTAARDASRALDKAVSKGVIHKNAAANKKSALASKVASLQG; via the coding sequence GTGGCGAACATCAAGTCCCAGATCAAGCGGAACAAGACGAACGAGAAGGCGCGCCTGCGCAACAAGGCCGTCAAGTCCTCGCTCAAGACCGCTATCCGCAAGGCCCGTGAGGCTGCCGCCGCCGGTGACGTCGAGAAGGCCACCACGGCCGCTCGCGACGCCTCCCGCGCGCTCGACAAGGCCGTCTCGAAGGGTGTCATCCACAAGAACGCCGCCGCCAACAAGAAGTCGGCGCTGGCCTCCAAGGTTGCCTCCCTCCAGGGCTGA
- a CDS encoding YceI family protein produces MFGRWLNSRRAAGAAQGNALAGLDVPRTAGLLSCRVLDPVNEVVPLAEFAVTDGAGRKVFGGETDPFGNVLATVPAGEYRLAVTAEGFTPFHGSATVVEGGHASLGDVTLQLSAPPQLPAPGEWEVEPTHSQIGFTARHIGLARIHGRFNTFAGAVRIADRMEDSAMHVIIDAASIDTNVQMRDDHLRSSDFLDVGRYPTMEFYSDRFVHRGGTRWGVTGALTLHGVSRTVTLDTQYLGLGNGLEGETRAACRATTELHREDFTLTWQTMLARGIAAVGSSISIDMDIQIVPKS; encoded by the coding sequence ATGTTCGGTCGTTGGCTGAATAGCAGGCGAGCGGCGGGGGCCGCGCAGGGCAACGCCCTTGCCGGACTCGACGTGCCGCGCACCGCCGGACTGCTCAGTTGCCGCGTGCTCGACCCCGTCAACGAGGTCGTGCCGCTGGCCGAGTTCGCGGTCACGGACGGCGCGGGCCGTAAGGTCTTCGGCGGTGAGACGGACCCGTTCGGCAATGTGCTGGCCACCGTCCCGGCCGGTGAGTACCGGTTGGCCGTCACTGCCGAGGGCTTCACCCCGTTCCACGGCTCGGCCACGGTGGTCGAGGGCGGTCACGCGAGTCTCGGCGATGTGACCCTTCAGCTGTCCGCGCCTCCGCAGCTGCCCGCTCCGGGCGAGTGGGAGGTCGAGCCGACGCACTCGCAGATCGGCTTCACCGCCCGGCACATCGGCCTCGCGCGCATTCACGGCCGGTTCAACACCTTCGCGGGTGCGGTGCGGATCGCCGACCGCATGGAGGACTCGGCCATGCACGTGATCATCGACGCCGCGTCGATCGACACGAACGTCCAGATGCGGGACGACCACCTGCGCTCCAGCGACTTCCTCGATGTCGGGCGCTACCCGACGATGGAGTTCTACAGCGACCGTTTCGTCCACCGGGGCGGCACCCGCTGGGGCGTGACCGGTGCGCTCACGCTGCACGGCGTCAGCCGCACGGTCACGCTGGACACCCAGTACCTCGGCCTGGGCAACGGCCTGGAGGGCGAGACCCGCGCCGCCTGCCGGGCCACCACGGAACTGCACCGTGAGGACTTCACCCTGACCTGGCAGACCATGCTGGCCCGTGGCATCGCGGCCGTCGGCTCCAGCATCTCCATCGACATGGACATCCAGATCGTCCCCAAGAGCTGA
- a CDS encoding ComEC/Rec2 family competence protein: protein MSHLDVHAASGRRLGASEPRQEGPVDLRLVPPAMAAWAGAALALSAPGQWTTTSVVLCVGAAMVLLAMSGASATRALRRGPTSPHRPSAGTGGAAAEGEGEGESGAAVRGRRPRATATATAAALLCAAAGAASAGLHSADVRQGPVHVLAQRFARVEAEVTVTSDARRTLPRVRGDHSTPVSLLVDVEITRLTDPDGAVTRLSTPVLLMVSPGGSMGQWQQLLPSTQLRVGGRLAPPLHDGERNAAVLRPEGKGPPRILGPPSFLQRTAGALRGGLRQATERLEPDARALLPGLVVGDTSRIPPELHEAFKAADLTHLMAVSGANLAILLVLLIGPPGTALRAERRGLAPRLGIPLRLTALLGGGLTLAFVIVCRPEPSVLRAAACGLITLLAIGTGRRRSLIPALAAAVLLLVLYDPWMARSYGFVLSVLATGALLTIAPKWSDALQRRRVPPRLAEALAAAAAAQAVCAPVVVLLASRVSLVAIPCNLLAEFAVAPATILGFAALALAPVAMPVAELLARIAGWPAGWIATVAHTGAALPGAEIDWPDGGKGAVLLTALTVLVVLFARRIVRHPWVCSAAALLLILAVLRPVPLTRVLTGWPPPDWAFAMCDVGQGDALVLAAGDGAGVVVDAGPDPSLVDRCLHDLGITEVPFLVLTHFHADHVQGLPGVLRGRAVGAIETTSLDEPPDQVAFVRRTAAGSRVPLVRAAPGERRRIGALDWRVLWPTNATGPGGISPDRGAGPVPLEPNDASVTLYVRAGGLTLLLLGDLEPPAQQGLLRRYPALPRVDVLKVAHHGSAYQDPALLRSAHPRFALVSVGKDNPYGHPAARTVDALRASGAVVLRTDTDGAIAVTGAGPGLRAVGRS, encoded by the coding sequence ATGAGTCACCTGGATGTCCATGCGGCGTCGGGCCGTCGGCTCGGCGCCTCCGAGCCGCGGCAGGAGGGCCCGGTCGATCTTCGCCTGGTCCCGCCGGCCATGGCGGCCTGGGCCGGAGCGGCGCTGGCGCTGAGCGCGCCCGGGCAGTGGACCACCACGAGCGTGGTGCTCTGCGTGGGGGCGGCCATGGTGCTCCTGGCCATGTCGGGAGCCTCGGCAACCCGTGCGCTGCGCAGGGGACCCACCTCGCCGCACAGGCCGTCCGCCGGCACCGGGGGAGCGGCGGCGGAGGGCGAGGGTGAGGGGGAGAGCGGAGCTGCGGTACGTGGTCGGCGGCCGCGTGCCACGGCGACCGCCACCGCTGCGGCGTTGCTCTGCGCGGCGGCCGGGGCCGCATCGGCCGGGTTGCACAGCGCGGACGTACGGCAGGGGCCGGTCCACGTGCTGGCCCAGCGGTTCGCGAGGGTCGAGGCGGAGGTGACGGTGACGTCCGACGCCCGGCGGACCCTGCCCCGGGTGCGCGGCGACCACAGCACGCCCGTGTCCCTCCTCGTGGACGTCGAGATCACCCGGCTGACCGACCCCGACGGCGCGGTCACCAGGTTGAGTACGCCAGTTCTGCTGATGGTCTCGCCCGGCGGATCGATGGGGCAGTGGCAGCAACTGCTGCCTTCCACGCAGCTGCGTGTCGGCGGCCGATTGGCGCCACCACTGCACGACGGGGAGCGCAATGCCGCCGTACTGCGACCCGAGGGCAAGGGCCCGCCTCGCATCCTCGGGCCTCCTTCCTTCCTCCAGCGCACAGCAGGCGCGCTGCGAGGCGGTCTGCGACAGGCGACCGAGCGGCTCGAACCCGATGCGCGGGCTCTTCTGCCGGGCCTGGTGGTCGGCGACACCTCACGGATCCCTCCCGAACTGCACGAGGCGTTCAAGGCCGCCGATCTCACCCATCTGATGGCGGTCTCCGGTGCCAACCTGGCGATCCTGCTCGTCCTCCTCATCGGACCGCCCGGCACAGCGCTTCGCGCCGAACGCCGCGGGCTGGCGCCCCGGTTGGGGATCCCGCTGAGACTCACGGCGCTGCTCGGCGGCGGGCTCACGCTGGCCTTCGTCATCGTCTGCCGACCCGAGCCGAGCGTTCTGCGGGCAGCGGCCTGCGGGCTGATCACTCTGCTCGCCATCGGCACGGGGCGGCGCAGATCACTGATTCCCGCGCTGGCAGCCGCCGTTCTGCTGCTGGTGCTCTACGACCCGTGGATGGCGCGCAGTTACGGTTTCGTCCTCTCCGTACTGGCCACCGGCGCTCTGCTGACCATCGCGCCGAAATGGAGCGACGCGTTGCAACGGCGCAGAGTTCCGCCCCGGCTCGCCGAGGCGCTGGCCGCGGCGGCCGCCGCGCAGGCGGTCTGCGCGCCGGTCGTCGTGCTGCTCGCCTCCCGGGTCAGTCTGGTGGCGATCCCGTGCAATTTGCTGGCCGAGTTCGCGGTGGCACCGGCCACGATCCTCGGGTTCGCCGCACTCGCCCTGGCACCGGTCGCCATGCCGGTGGCGGAGCTGCTCGCCCGGATCGCGGGGTGGCCGGCCGGCTGGATCGCCACGGTGGCCCACACCGGGGCTGCCCTGCCGGGAGCGGAGATCGACTGGCCCGACGGTGGGAAGGGGGCGGTGCTGCTCACCGCGCTGACCGTTCTGGTGGTGCTCTTCGCCCGTCGAATCGTGCGTCATCCCTGGGTCTGTTCGGCCGCCGCGCTGCTGTTGATCCTGGCGGTGTTGCGCCCGGTGCCGCTCACCCGCGTGCTGACCGGATGGCCGCCGCCGGACTGGGCGTTCGCGATGTGCGACGTGGGGCAGGGGGACGCCCTGGTGCTGGCCGCGGGGGACGGTGCGGGGGTGGTCGTCGACGCCGGACCCGATCCTTCCCTCGTCGACCGGTGCCTTCACGACCTCGGCATCACGGAGGTGCCGTTCCTGGTGCTCACACACTTCCACGCCGACCACGTGCAGGGTCTGCCCGGTGTGCTGCGGGGCAGGGCGGTGGGCGCGATCGAGACGACGAGCCTGGACGAACCCCCGGACCAGGTCGCGTTCGTACGGAGGACGGCGGCCGGCTCGCGCGTGCCCCTGGTTCGGGCCGCCCCCGGGGAACGCCGCCGGATCGGGGCGCTCGACTGGCGGGTTCTCTGGCCGACGAACGCCACGGGGCCCGGTGGAATATCGCCGGATCGGGGCGCCGGGCCCGTACCGCTGGAGCCGAACGATGCCAGCGTCACCCTGTACGTCCGGGCCGGCGGATTGACCCTGTTGCTCCTGGGAGACCTCGAACCACCGGCACAGCAGGGGCTGTTGCGCAGGTATCCCGCGCTGCCGCGAGTGGATGTGCTCAAGGTCGCCCATCACGGCTCGGCCTATCAGGACCCGGCTCTGCTGCGCAGTGCGCACCCGCGGTTCGCCCTGGTGAGCGTGGGCAAGGACAACCCGTACGGTCACCCGGCAGCCCGTACCGTCGACGCGCTCAGAGCGAGCGGCGCCGTGGTGCTGCGTACGGACACCGACGGCGCGATCGCCGTGACGGGTGCCGGGCCTGGGCTGCGAGCGGTGGGCCGGTCATGA